One Edaphobacter flagellatus genomic region harbors:
- a CDS encoding enolase C-terminal domain-like protein: MSEITITGARVIDLRFPTSREHIGSDAVNKDPDYSAAYCILETNSGLEGHGLTFTLGRGTDLVVEALNYLTRYVVNRTLSSLTEDMCAFSRQLTDDSQFRWLGPEKGVIHLATGALVNAVWDLYARAEKKPLWRLLTDLEACQLLKAVDFRYIDDAITPHEACDILTEARNHGQAARLALLEQNGYPAYTTSVGWFGYSEEKIRRLSKEALADGWTHFKLKVGGDAADDLRRGHIVREEIGWTNKLMVDANQKWGVPEAIERTSQLAELKPWWMEEPTNPDDILGHARIRREVPSVRIATGEHCHNRVMFKQFLQADAIDVVQLDSCRVGGVNENLAILLMAAKFKKPVCPHAGGVGLCEYVQHLSMFDFLSVSTTLKNRVIEFVDHLHEHFVTPVHIRNGHYQVPHEPGYSIEIRKESLSRFAYPDGEVWRKK; this comes from the coding sequence TTGAGCGAAATAACGATCACCGGAGCCCGTGTCATTGATCTGCGCTTTCCAACTTCGCGCGAACATATCGGCTCAGATGCTGTTAATAAGGATCCTGATTATTCTGCAGCGTACTGCATTCTTGAGACAAACTCTGGCCTTGAGGGGCATGGCCTCACTTTTACTCTGGGCCGCGGAACCGATCTTGTCGTCGAAGCACTGAATTACCTCACCCGCTATGTTGTCAATCGCACATTAAGTTCGCTGACCGAAGACATGTGCGCTTTCTCGCGGCAACTTACGGATGATTCCCAATTCCGCTGGCTGGGCCCCGAAAAGGGAGTGATCCATCTGGCGACAGGCGCCCTTGTTAATGCTGTCTGGGATCTCTACGCGCGCGCTGAAAAGAAGCCGCTGTGGCGGTTGCTTACCGATCTCGAGGCATGCCAGCTTTTGAAAGCGGTGGACTTCCGCTATATCGATGATGCAATTACTCCGCACGAAGCCTGCGATATCCTCACCGAGGCCAGAAATCACGGACAGGCAGCGCGCCTGGCTCTCCTTGAGCAGAATGGGTATCCCGCATACACCACGTCGGTAGGCTGGTTTGGTTACTCAGAGGAGAAGATCCGGCGTCTCTCGAAGGAAGCTCTCGCCGATGGCTGGACGCACTTCAAACTGAAGGTAGGCGGCGATGCTGCTGATGATCTGCGGCGTGGCCATATCGTCCGTGAGGAAATTGGCTGGACAAATAAACTCATGGTCGATGCGAACCAAAAGTGGGGAGTGCCTGAAGCGATCGAGCGCACAAGCCAGCTTGCTGAGTTAAAACCCTGGTGGATGGAAGAGCCGACAAACCCGGACGATATTCTCGGCCATGCCCGTATCCGTCGCGAAGTGCCATCCGTTCGCATTGCGACAGGCGAGCATTGTCATAATCGTGTCATGTTCAAGCAGTTTCTGCAGGCTGATGCGATTGATGTGGTGCAACTTGATAGCTGCCGCGTTGGCGGAGTCAACGAGAATCTCGCCATACTGTTGATGGCCGCAAAGTTCAAGAAACCCGTCTGTCCTCATGCTGGAGGCGTCGGCCTTTGCGAATATGTGCAGCATCTTTCGATGTTCGATTTTCTCTCTGTTTCCACCACGCTGAAGAACAGGGTGATCGAGTTCGTCGACCATCTGCACGAACACTTTGTAACCCCGGTTCACATCCGCAATGGGCATTATCAGGTGCCTCACGAGCCGGGATACAGCATCGAGATTCGCAAAGAATCCCTTAGCCGTTTTGCATATCCTGATGGTGAGGTCTGGAGAAAGAAATGA
- a CDS encoding SDR family NAD(P)-dependent oxidoreductase: protein MTEAFYLENKVALVTGGASGIGAATARELARAGAQVIIADLNLTAGESLAAELPGARAVSMDVTDTASIMKTIGSLSRLDILVNCAGIGLVGDISQTSEADFDRVMRVNVNSIFLVTKAAFPLLLESHGSIVNIGSVAGAVGVKQRFAYCASKGAVQAMTRQIAVDYPKELRANCIAPGTVQSPFVEGYLEKYHSHEKEKIRAELVARQPIGRLGTPEDVASMVRYLCSKEAEFINGAVLPIDGGWTAA from the coding sequence ATGACGGAAGCCTTTTACCTGGAAAATAAAGTTGCCCTTGTGACAGGAGGAGCCAGCGGGATTGGTGCTGCGACGGCAAGAGAACTTGCCCGGGCAGGTGCCCAGGTGATTATCGCCGATCTCAACCTCACGGCGGGTGAATCCCTCGCAGCAGAGCTTCCCGGTGCCCGCGCTGTTTCGATGGACGTGACCGATACGGCATCGATCATGAAGACCATCGGCTCATTATCGCGCCTCGATATTTTGGTTAACTGCGCTGGCATTGGCTTGGTCGGTGATATCTCCCAAACCTCTGAGGCGGACTTCGACCGTGTCATGCGCGTCAATGTAAACAGCATCTTCCTGGTGACCAAGGCTGCGTTTCCTCTCCTGCTCGAATCACATGGCTCCATCGTCAATATCGGGTCTGTCGCCGGAGCTGTTGGAGTGAAACAGCGATTCGCCTACTGTGCCAGCAAAGGAGCGGTGCAGGCGATGACTCGACAGATCGCAGTCGACTATCCAAAAGAGTTGCGAGCTAACTGCATCGCTCCGGGAACGGTTCAATCGCCCTTTGTCGAAGGCTACCTTGAGAAATATCACTCTCATGAGAAAGAGAAGATTCGTGCTGAGTTGGTGGCGCGACAGCCAATCGGCCGGCTTGGAACTCCTGAAGATGTAGCCTCCATGGTTCGCTATCTATGTTCGAAAGAGGCGGAGTTTATCAATGGAGCTGTCCTGCCGATCGATGGGGGATGGACGGCGGCTTGA
- a CDS encoding fumarylacetoacetate hydrolase family protein yields the protein MKFVTFASKGSSASLPGALVGEKVVDLSGLGYSSVIDVIEAGNEGLRDIAGKLNQAPRLPLSEVRLQAPLRPSRIFCIGLNYARHAEESKMAVQKVPTVFMKLRSSVIGPDTPVILPKISSQPDYEAEFAVVIGKSGYQIPAADWKEYIFGYTIINDVSARDIQLATSQWTLGKSFPTFTPIGPSIVTADEIADPHALDISLTIDGETLQSSNTSDLIFKLPALIEHISHLTPLEAGDVISTGTPEGVGLGRTPQRWIKPNEEMIVTIEKLGSLRNPTVAE from the coding sequence ATGAAGTTCGTTACGTTTGCAAGCAAGGGTTCCTCGGCCAGTCTTCCTGGCGCGCTGGTGGGGGAAAAGGTTGTCGATCTTTCAGGATTGGGATATTCCAGTGTCATTGACGTTATTGAGGCTGGAAACGAAGGTCTTCGCGACATCGCCGGTAAGCTGAATCAGGCTCCGCGGCTTCCTCTCAGTGAGGTCAGGCTTCAGGCCCCTCTTCGTCCATCGCGGATCTTCTGCATTGGATTGAACTATGCACGTCACGCAGAAGAGTCGAAGATGGCGGTTCAAAAAGTCCCGACTGTGTTTATGAAACTGCGTAGCTCTGTCATAGGCCCTGACACTCCAGTCATCCTGCCGAAGATCAGTTCGCAGCCAGACTATGAGGCTGAGTTCGCCGTTGTGATCGGCAAATCTGGATATCAGATTCCCGCCGCTGACTGGAAGGAATATATCTTCGGCTATACCATCATCAATGATGTCAGCGCGCGCGACATACAGCTCGCTACATCGCAGTGGACGTTAGGAAAGTCCTTTCCCACATTTACTCCGATAGGACCGTCGATCGTAACGGCAGATGAGATTGCCGATCCGCATGCATTGGATATCTCCCTGACGATTGATGGCGAGACGCTGCAGTCTTCGAACACGAGCGATCTCATCTTCAAGCTCCCGGCTTTAATCGAGCATATCTCGCACCTGACACCGCTCGAAGCGGGCGACGTGATCAGCACCGGAACGCCTGAGGGCGTTGGGCTGGGCCGCACCCCCCAGCGCTGGATCAAGCCAAACGAAGAGATGATC